The sequence CGAGACTTTGAAATAATATGAAAGAAAATTTAATAAAAAGGGGAGCTAAAAACTCCCCTTTTTTTATTTAATCACTTCTCCTTCAAATTTCACAGTCAGCCCAATTTTGACTTCAAAGACATGGTCTATAGGTGCCGTAGTAAATCCGGATAACTTGAATTTAAATTTAGATTGTTTAAAATAACTGAGTAGTTCTACATCTGAAACATCGAGGTCAATTGTATTTAAACCGCCGGTGGGAACAGGATCTTTTTTTGCAAACTCGATCAAACCGGTACCACTCAAATTTCCTATTTCTGCATTTATCTTATTGGTCAGATCAAAGGTATACGGTGTACTATTGCTGTCTATCATTGTCAAAGTTACTGCTTTGATTTTTACAGAATTCAAATTATCTATACTTACCCCATTATCAGACACAAGTCCTTGTATATCGGTATCGAATTCAATAGTTCCCATTTCAATATTACCTTGTGTTGTCGTAGGATTAACCTGAATAGTGAATTCTGCATAGTCATTTGTAAATGAAAATGCAGTGGGGTTATCTTTGTCGCAGGAAGTGGTAGTAAGTACCATGGCGACTAACAGAGCGTAGAGGTATCTTTTCATGATTTGGATTTTGTAAATTATAGGAGACCAATTTAGGAAAAATACCAAAGAATTCCAATAAAAAAGTACGATTTTTATCCGGTGACCTGAAATTTAGGAAGAATCAGTTTTAAGAGGAGAGATAACAGAATCACAAAGGCACAACCGATGAGGTTTAACCAAAGAAATGAAATGGTATCGGAAAAATAGATGGCTATCACCAATACTTCAGTAATCAGTGCAGCAATAAACACCTGATTTCCCTCAATTGATTTCAAAAAGAGCGCTACTGAAAAAATACCCAGAATTGTTCCGTAGAAGAGAGATCCCAGAATATTCACTGCTTCTATCAATGAGCCCATTCTTCCTGCTAATTGTGCTACAATAATGCAGAAGATCCCCCAGGCTAATGTATAGTATCTGGATAATTTCAAATTTCGGGCATCCGTTCGATCCTTAGGTCGTGCCAGATGATGCCAGTCGATCATGCAGGTCGAGGCCAGTGAATTCAATGCAGCGGCAATGGAACCCCATGCGGCAAGGAATATGATAGCGATGAGTAATCCGACTAATCCTCGTGGTAAATTATTTACAACAAAGTGAAGAAAAATATAATTGGTATCATTGGAATCTGCAGAGGCATTTGATTTTTGAATGAGTGTTGCCGCTTTCTTCCTTAGACTTGTGTTTAAAATACTTAAAGAATCAAGTTTTGATTTATAGAAATAACTACGCATCTCGTCTCCGGATTTTTCAGCATTCAGGTAGTTAACAGCTACTTCATTCTGCAATTTTTGCAAGGAAGAATAATTTGTTTCAATGTCTGAAATTTCGTTCCCATAGCTACCTTCTCTCGCTGAATCCAGCATTTTCGTGTTAAAATAGACCGGACTCTTATAGAAAGTATAAAAGGTGAAAACCAATGCACCCACCAATAAAATTAAAAATTGCATAGGGATTTTGACAAATCCGTTCATCAATAATCCTGCTCTGCTTTCATTGGTATTTTTTGCAGTCAGGTAACGACCAACTTGCGATTGATCTGTCCCGAAATAGGAGAGCGCGAGAAAGAATCCCCCAATAATACCACTGAAAATATTGTACTTGTCATTCCAGTTGAAGCCATTTTCATTGAAACCGCTCGTGATTACATTTAATTTACCGGATGCCCCTGCAATTTTTAACGCGTCTGCAAATCCCATATCCTCCGGCAGTAAATGAACCACCATGTATCCGGAAAGGAACATGGCAAGAAAAATAATGATGAGTTGCTGCGTTTGGGTATACGATACCGCTTTAACTCCGCCACTTACTGTATAAATGATGAGCAAACCTCCCATCAATAAGTTGGTAAGATGAATATTCCAACCCAATAAGGAAGAAAGTATGAGTGATGGAGCATAAATACTGATACCGGTAGATAAACCTCTCTGAAGCAGGAAAAGAAAGGAGGTGAGCAATCTGGTTTTGGTGTCAAATCTTTTTTCCAGATATTCATACGCCGTATAGATGTTCAGCTTACTGTAAATAGGAATGAAGAAAATGCATATAAATATCATCGCCAGCGGCAGTCCGAAATAGTATTGAACAAAACGCATTCCATCAGTATAGGCTTGCCCCGGAGCTGATAGAAACGTAATGGCACTCGCCTGTGTTCCCATAATGGAAAACAGAACAATATACCAGGGCAAAGAGCGATTGTTTAAAAAATAGCTCTCAAGATTTTTTTGACCCCTGCTTTTATATATACCGTAAATAATTACAGAGAATAACGTAACGATCAATACAATCCAGTCGAGGAGGCTCATTGGAAATAATTACTAAACCATGTATAAAATGCTATTTGGAAAAATAAAAATGCGATCAGATACAGATAATTCTTCCACTTGTATTTTTCATCTTCCTTACTCATAGTTTGGTGATCAGTTGTTTCTATTTCTTATCGTTAGATGGCTTTTGTCCGATGAGGTTGGCAAATAAGCGGAAAGCTCCCGGAACTCCAGCCGGAAGTTGACGAAAGAAGGAGAGCCCGGTATAAATATAAGTTCCCTTTCCATATTTGGTCACTATGAGACTCCCTTCTTGCGGTTGCTCGCCCTTGTCATTCATCAATAAAATATTGGTGAAAGCCGAATCTATTTTTGTCGCGAAATATAGGCCTCGTTCCTGTACCCAGCCTTCAAAGTCTTTGGAGGTAATTTTATTCGGATGATTTAAGAGGGGGTGATTTTCATCCGTTAAGGTTACTACAGCCTCTTCTTCTGTGACTCTGTTCCTGCTGATGGTGTATGGATACGGCGTCATGATCGATGCAGGATGAAGATTAGAATTGGTATTGTACTGTACTAAAAATGTTCCTCCCTTTTCTACATAGGCCATTATTTTGCTGAATACAGATGGAAGATTTTTATCGGTATTGTATGCTCTGATTCCGGTTACAATGGCATCATACTGATCCAGATTAATTTCAGAAATTTCTTCTGCAGTTACTTCATCCGATTGAATTCCGATTTGCTTTAACATGACCGCTACATCATCACCGGCGCCTTTGATGTATAAGATTTTAGTCGCGTTAGTTTTAATATCGGCAAATTTTAACGTTGTCTTAAGTTCAGGAAACCACGTAATAGGTGGAATATGATCATAGGTGATCTCTTTACTACTCTTCAGTTGTTCCGTAGTGGCATTTTTCATTTGAAATCTGAAACTCAATGCAGCATCTTGCAAGGTTTTCTCTGTTGGCTGTATGAAAAAATCGATTTCCTTTTCTTCTCCCTTTAGGGAAAAGGATAAAAGGGTATCGGTAATATTTATTTTCCATCCTTTATCTCCTGTAATATCGGTATAAAGTTTAATCTGCTCCGATTGGGAACCTTCGTATTTAAGTTTAAGTTTATATTTTCTTTTACTAAGATTATTATAAATAGAAGTGTTTTCGGATAGACGACCGGTTAGTAGGGGAGCTATCACTAAAGGTTTTATCGATTCGCCTTTTACTGGATCGGTTACTTTATAAGTGACAGGTATTTCAATGGGGATTCTGCTATCCTTTAAAACAATTTCGGCTTGCAAAATAATGGGTTCGGGATTCCATGCTTGTCCTGTAAGTAAAATATCCGGAATCTTAAAGGTACCTTTGTCGGGAGTTGTTTGCAGCCAATACGGTTGAGTTGTTGCAGATGGTCCTTTCAGAATGATCGCTTTGTTTTGCATCGTTTGGTTGACAAGTGAAAAGGTACTGCTGCTGTCATTGTATTGATTTCGTAGTAAACGAACCGTAACAGAATCATATTCGCGGACGACCATCTGTAAATTCACATGCAAGGTATCGTTTATGGCGTACTTTTCACTGAATGAATAGGCGGATTTCCACAGTCCAAGACAATCCGAAATGATGAGATCGAGTTCTTTTAACTTCTGATTTTTTATACTATGATCAGGGAGTTGTGAAATGATTTTGCGAAGATTTATAAGAGAGGGTATGGATGAGGAAGGCTTTTTGAAATCAAATGCCGTAAGTGTGCTATTAATTAGTTGTATAATTTCATTTCCATCTTTTTGCGAGGCCCAGAAATTATCATTCTTAAAAACATCAGTCACATTGGTATCACCTGCCACCGGACTGAAATACTCTATTTGAGTTCCTCTTTGTGAGGGTACACCAAATCCCTGGCTTTTATGCTGAGATCTGCTTTCGGCAGATAACTCTCCGTAACTTTTTCCAAGCAAAGGATTATAACTACCCACATCAATCTTTAGTTGTTGTTCACTTGTAGTGTTGTTCCCTCCAAACTTAAATGTATTCCAGTAGAGCCTTTTTACTTGCCACGATCCTAACGATGTAACTTGTTGAGGGAACTTAGAAGGATCAGCAGCCATATCAAATGCTTCTTTCGCCAATAGGGCACTGGAGGAATGATGTCCATGTCCTGCACGTTGATCTGGTGGAAAGCGACAAATCATTACGTCGGGTTTGATTTTACGGATAACATACACCATGTCTTCCAATATTTTTTCTCGGTTCCAAAGTGTAATCGTTTCTTCTGAAGTTTTTGAATAACCAAAATCATAAGCCCGGGTAAAATATTGTTCACCGCCATCAATAGTTCGTGCTGCCATCAGTTCTCTGGTGCGAATTAGACCCAGGTCTACGCCAAGTTCTGCTCCGATTAAATTCTGACCACCATCTCCTCTGGTCAATGAAATATATGCCGTTCGAAATAGTTTTTCTTTCGACATCCAGGTGATTAATCTCGTGTTTTCGTCATCCGGATGTGCAGCAATATATAAAACCGTGGTAGTTTGTTCCAGCTTTTTGATACGACGGTAGATGTCTGATGAAGATTGAGCCAGAGCGCTGTTATAGGTCATAATCAATAGCAATTGAAGTATGACCTGAAGAGGTGTTGAATGATTTTTCATGATTGTAGAGGTCCAAAGATACAGACAATGCCATTAAAAAAGGAAAGGTCGTTACCTGTCAGATAACGACCCTTCCTAATGCTTGGTAAATTAATTTACTTTGTGATGACCAGTGTTTTAGTTGCTGTCATAACACCGTTCACGTACAATGAATAGAGGTATGAACCAGCACTCATATCTGCAGCAGAAAGTTGAACCTGTCCGGACTTGTTACCATTGATACTTACTTCACGGATCAATTTACCATCCATAGTAGTGATCATTAATCTTGCATCACTTGTATTTGAAGGGATTTCAAAATTGATAATTGTGGAATTACTAAATGGGTTAGGTTGATTCTGATCTAAACGAACATCACTCAGGCTGGCGCCGGTTTTACTGGTAGAAGGAGCGTTCGCTTCGAGGCGGGCTAAACGTGTTTCAAGGGCAATCAGTTGCTTTTGCATATCAGCTATTGCAGCGTCCTTGGCAGCAATTTGTACTTGTTGTTCCTGAATGGCAGAAGTAAGTACCGGAATCATTCCCATGTAATTTACAACTTTCACATCGGCTTTTTCAGAAATAATTCTTCCTGTTTTCGGATGAATTTTTTCCGGCATTGTAGTTTCTACAACCATATCAGGGAATTGTTGTTGTAAGTTCTCGGCCAGGAAGCCGGTTTGCAAGCCTGCAGGAAGGTGAAGTTTTGGAAATTCAGCTGTTTTATAATTGTAGGTAGCTGTTTTCACATTCATAAGGCGAGACAACACGCTATGAAGTGGCTGTACATTCTTTTTCATTCTTTCATCAGAGAGTTGAAAGTAGCGATATCCGAATACATTTCCCTGAAAATAGCCTGCATAGTCACGAACGCCGCCTACCGTTGCGGTGTCCGTTGCAATTCCCCATACAGATATATTTTGGGTAGAATTTTCGGCGATTCCAAAAACTCCGTTTCCTTGTTCTCCCCCGTCTGATTGTCCCCATACACCGGTTGGAAAACCTGTTGTTCCTGCTACAGAAGATGATCCCAATACTCCAATTATACCGGAACCGCTAACTCCAAATAAATTACTAATTCCTTCTACACCCGCTAAGTTTCCGACCCCCTGAACTCCAATGCCGCTGGTATCAGATGGAGTGGAAGTACCTTTAATAGCAATAACATCTGCACTGCCTACATACTTTCCGGTAACGTTTACTACCGGCTCAGTCGCAGAAGTCAATCCAAGAATATCCAATCGGGATACAGGTGCAGCATTTGCTATACCAACTTTACCGGTGCCGGTGATCACCATTCGGGTTGCATTCTTGGTTTTGAATTTTAAAGGTATGTTGTTTATTGTACCAATAAAATCATTGGTTGTCGCATTTGAATTTCCCTGTAATAACCATCCTGTTTGTGCATGGCTATTCATACTTAGGCAGGCAATGCCTAGTACAGTAATTGTAGTGAGAAGTGTTTTTTTCATAAGTATTGTTTTAGTTTTATTTGATTATAAAATTATGACTTTATTTACTATTTAGAAATAAAAAGCATATTTATTTTCTGTTTACCTGCAGCCACTGCAAATTTTACTGAATTCGAGTGTCTGTTTATTCACAACGCTGAGTTATTTATTGTTTTTGAAACCATTGTTCAATACTATCTGATTGGGGTGTAAATCACGGAAATCATGGCTATTTTCGCTATTGCATTGATTATTAGGGTTATGTTTTTATAAACTTTGAGAGGCCAGGTGACTTTTAACCAATCGTATTCAGCACTGAGCGGTAAAAACATCATTAATCTTCCCGTAAGTGATTTGAAAGCGGGTGTTTACATGGTGAAAGTAAATATAGGTGGTTCCGTCCTAAACAGCCGTCTTGTTTTCAACTAGTTCGTACATTATTAATCATAAAACGGTCTCTTTAATCAGGGGCCTTTTTTTTTGAATAGTTGCAAGCCTCATTATCACTTTTTTGATATCTATGTTAGTTTTGTTCCGATATTCGCAACAATTCACGATGAGAGAACTTCCCGGAAAAATATTGTATTATCTCGTCATACTTCCTGTATCGCTATTGCCTTATTTTTTTCTGTATAGAATATCGGATTTTCTTTTTTTTCTTTTTTATTTTGTTTTGGGCTATCGTAAGAAGGTAGTTATTGGAAATATCAAACGTTCTTTTCCGGATAAAACGGAAGTAGAACATAACCGAATTGCAAAGGCATTTTATCGTCATTTTGCAGATCTGATTGTGGAGAGTCTTAAGGTTTTTACCATTTCTAAGAAGGAAGTGGGAGAAAGAATGAAATTTGTGAATCCGGAATTGATCAACCGGTATTTTGCAGAAGGGAAAAGTGTAATTTTGGCCGGGGGTCATTTTAATAATTGGGAACTTTTTGCGGTGGCCATTGATCAGGCAGTGAAGCATCAGAGCATTGCCATTTACAAGCCTTTGACCAATAAATTTTTTGATCGAAAAAATGCGTGCTACAAGGGGAAAATATGGTCTTGAAA is a genomic window of Bacteroidota bacterium containing:
- a CDS encoding sodium:solute symporter, whose amino-acid sequence is MSLLDWIVLIVTLFSVIIYGIYKSRGQKNLESYFLNNRSLPWYIVLFSIMGTQASAITFLSAPGQAYTDGMRFVQYYFGLPLAMIFICIFFIPIYSKLNIYTAYEYLEKRFDTKTRLLTSFLFLLQRGLSTGISIYAPSLILSSLLGWNIHLTNLLMGGLLIIYTVSGGVKAVSYTQTQQLIIIFLAMFLSGYMVVHLLPEDMGFADALKIAGASGKLNVITSGFNENGFNWNDKYNIFSGIIGGFFLALSYFGTDQSQVGRYLTAKNTNESRAGLLMNGFVKIPMQFLILLVGALVFTFYTFYKSPVYFNTKMLDSAREGSYGNEISDIETNYSSLQKLQNEVAVNYLNAEKSGDEMRSYFYKSKLDSLSILNTSLRKKAATLIQKSNASADSNDTNYIFLHFVVNNLPRGLVGLLIAIIFLAAWGSIAAALNSLASTCMIDWHHLARPKDRTDARNLKLSRYYTLAWGIFCIIVAQLAGRMGSLIEAVNILGSLFYGTILGIFSVALFLKSIEGNQVFIAALITEVLVIAIYFSDTISFLWLNLIGCAFVILLSLLLKLILPKFQVTG
- a CDS encoding PIG-L family deacetylase encodes the protein MKNHSTPLQVILQLLLIMTYNSALAQSSSDIYRRIKKLEQTTTVLYIAAHPDDENTRLITWMSKEKLFRTAYISLTRGDGGQNLIGAELGVDLGLIRTRELMAARTIDGGEQYFTRAYDFGYSKTSEETITLWNREKILEDMVYVIRKIKPDVMICRFPPDQRAGHGHHSSSALLAKEAFDMAADPSKFPQQVTSLGSWQVKRLYWNTFKFGGNNTTSEQQLKIDVGSYNPLLGKSYGELSAESRSQHKSQGFGVPSQRGTQIEYFSPVAGDTNVTDVFKNDNFWASQKDGNEIIQLINSTLTAFDFKKPSSSIPSLINLRKIISQLPDHSIKNQKLKELDLIISDCLGLWKSAYSFSEKYAINDTLHVNLQMVVREYDSVTVRLLRNQYNDSSSTFSLVNQTMQNKAIILKGPSATTQPYWLQTTPDKGTFKIPDILLTGQAWNPEPIILQAEIVLKDSRIPIEIPVTYKVTDPVKGESIKPLVIAPLLTGRLSENTSIYNNLSKRKYKLKLKYEGSQSEQIKLYTDITGDKGWKINITDTLLSFSLKGEEKEIDFFIQPTEKTLQDAALSFRFQMKNATTEQLKSSKEITYDHIPPITWFPELKTTLKFADIKTNATKILYIKGAGDDVAVMLKQIGIQSDEVTAEEISEINLDQYDAIVTGIRAYNTDKNLPSVFSKIMAYVEKGGTFLVQYNTNSNLHPASIMTPYPYTISRNRVTEEEAVVTLTDENHPLLNHPNKITSKDFEGWVQERGLYFATKIDSAFTNILLMNDKGEQPQEGSLIVTKYGKGTYIYTGLSFFRQLPAGVPGAFRLFANLIGQKPSNDKK
- a CDS encoding tail fiber domain-containing protein; protein product: MKKTLLTTITVLGIACLSMNSHAQTGWLLQGNSNATTNDFIGTINNIPLKFKTKNATRMVITGTGKVGIANAAPVSRLDILGLTSATEPVVNVTGKYVGSADVIAIKGTSTPSDTSGIGVQGVGNLAGVEGISNLFGVSGSGIIGVLGSSSVAGTTGFPTGVWGQSDGGEQGNGVFGIAENSTQNISVWGIATDTATVGGVRDYAGYFQGNVFGYRYFQLSDERMKKNVQPLHSVLSRLMNVKTATYNYKTAEFPKLHLPAGLQTGFLAENLQQQFPDMVVETTMPEKIHPKTGRIISEKADVKVVNYMGMIPVLTSAIQEQQVQIAAKDAAIADMQKQLIALETRLARLEANAPSTSKTGASLSDVRLDQNQPNPFSNSTIINFEIPSNTSDARLMITTMDGKLIREVSINGNKSGQVQLSAADMSAGSYLYSLYVNGVMTATKTLVITK
- a CDS encoding T9SS type A sorting domain-containing protein, translated to MRGQVTFNQSYSALSGKNIINLPVSDLKAGVYMVKVNIGGSVLNSRLVFN